The genomic DNA TGATAAAGGGAGTGCTGTCTAATAGCCTATAGAGACAAGACTAAGACTAAATAGATATTCCATAAGTCAATCTGAAGTTTCAAGTTAGTGACTAGTCGAAGAAAAAAAACAGTGTAATGGTCCTAaagtagaaaaaaaaatattgaaaCACATGCTAGTTAGTTGGGTGATAACATATGAAGGATAAGATCAAACAAATTCCATAAGTCACTTCGAAGTTTCAAACTagtgaatttttatattaaaacagTAAAGAATAATATTATTATTCAACCAAAGGAGCTAGTGGGAAACTGGAAAAAACACAATTTATTTTACCTCTGTTTGACGGCAGCAAAAATAAGTATGCACCAGCCGGGAATCGAACCCGGGTCTGTACCGTGGCAGGGTACTATTCTACCACTAGACCACTGGTGCCACTTGATATTATAATCAGATACTTCATACTTAAGTCATTTATCTTTGTGAACTTTTGAAAGTTAAATATAGAAATCTTTTGTTTTGATGGTTACAAACCTATTTGAATGTCAATAGATAAAATAAAATGTAGTTTTACTAGTGAATTTAATATATCTATACCGTTATCATCTAATGTAAAAGGTGACATGTATCAATCGCCGATAATCCTTTTAGTTTTCTTGTTTTTATTAATTTGATTTTATCGAATTATTGACACATCATAAATATTTTAAAGTTTATTGTGGATACTCGAAACCTCACGTCGATCACTTGCTTCACCAATGCCTCTGATGTTTCATCTCCTTCACCTACCCTATGGCCACTCTGGCTATAGCAATCACCACCACACCTCTCGGATTCAGTTTTTgttttcaacttcttgttttTAGAAGGGCTAGGCCAAGAGAAACTATTGCTTGATTTGCAAGTTCTAGGAAGTCAGCAAGATTAACCATAGCAACGCAATGAAACCTTAATGAAGCCAACTCATGCCACCATCTACGGACAGACGACATACCTAATTCTTTTGCCGATATGGAGAGATTAGGTTGCGTTATATAATGATTTTGTGTACAAGGAAAGGATatacaataattatataactgATTGAGAATAATCATTAAAACTGACTTTGACTTGACTGTGGACTATATTATCCCACCTCAAGCGAAATGGTGGGGGCCTTAAACAAAGCATATCCCGAAAGTGTTCAAACTAAGGTCTTGGCAAGCTCTTGGTGAAGATATCCTGCTCGGATTTGTAGATTTCATGGTTCTTCCATGTTGGACAGAATTGTAGGGATGTTTACCGGATGAAGGTGCAACTTGTTTTAAAAGTATAAGGCGTTATGGAATAAGAGGATGGAGTTGTAGTTCACATATTGTAGTTCAATGTGAATTACAATTCCATCCTCTTATTCCATAACGTCTTCTACTtttaaaacaaagtgttttgtactttgatgaAATTCGAACTTTTAAAAATGTATGTCAATAACATGTAGTTAAATTCGAGAAAAGAGAAAAACATGCATGTGGATATTTAGGGGTTTTTTTTTATCATCAAaattaggatcctgtaaaaagggcatttttcGTGAGAAGGAATTGACATGTAAGCATCATGTTTCGGATTTGGGGAtaatgttttgggttgttttggcaagaaaaacaccGAACATACCAATTTAAGACACAATGTAATGAATTCTAGacttaaaacttaaaacaccatgccaagaacgttaagtaatgtgttttaagtgttaagcAGTGTGTTTTAGTTGTGATTTAAATTTCACTCCCATAATACgttgcattgtgttttaaattgttaaGTTTGGTGTTTTCTTGCCAAAATAACCCAAAACATCATGCCTAAGTCTACATGTCAATTTCCgtcttctcacacttctcatgAAAAAAGTCCTTTTTACAAGAATCTCATTATCCGTTTCTAGTAAATGCTTTTTTGTCTTTCTAATtatttcaaaatcaaacataacAATCTTAGTAAAAAGGATCAAGGATCCATGGTAAAAGAAGAGATCTAGTACAGCATGATGATGAAATTTGGAGTAAATAATAAACCttgttatatgaaaataaaaataaaaaagacatgGGTAAGCATACTTTTGTTATTTTCATAACAAATATGATTAATCACCATATCACATTTATATTCATCATATATGTCCCCAAGATTAAATAGAATGAGCAACCATGTTTGTATATTACATATCTACACAATTGCATATTTATGGGGCAACATACACATACATCCTAAGGAATATGAGAAGGGCACACTTAAAATAGATACTCTTCCTCTCATGGTTTGGAAGTCATGCAACAACTGTTCAAACGTTGTTTTACCGGACTACTCTAGCTTGGCTTGTTACCCAAGAAACGTCTCACATACTTGTCATTGATGTCAAAAACAAAACACATTCCCTTTATCTGTAAAATATTAAAGATAACATGAGTTAGTTGCGTTTCAAATGATAAAGAAGGTAAGAATGTACGCAAAATAGGAaagtatcatcatcatcatcatcatcatcatactcagtatatcacaccaatagcaaagctaaggtagggtctgaggaggatGAGATGTAAACAGCcttatcccaccaatagcaaaatAGGAAAGTATGATTACATCAATAAAAGAACTTGAAGCAAGTGCAACCACTTCTCCATGAGCAACTTTTTCGCCATTTATTGCGATTGAAGAGCCCCCAAGGTTTTTGAGACTGAATGATCCATCTGTTTCCATCTTTATGATAGcctgaaaagattaaaaaaatgcGTAATCTGTATAATATATTACATGCATGCCGTCTTGGTTTATAGCAACAGCATGACACGCGCACATCACGTTCACGTTTATAAACCAAGGTAGCAACAAGATATTGAATCACATTCATACATGTGACGTCTCATATTGTCAGTATTTATACAGGGGTGAAGTAGTCTTTTAACGAGTCTCACCTGCCGCCTAGATATCTTGTTGGCACGGCCTTCTTTTCTGAGATCAATATCAACCTCAGTGTCATCGGTAGATCTTCCGATTGTGACCTACGAAACACGAATTTTCTTCTGTTGGGTtataccatgaaaagtttgaggTAAACAGAATTACATAATActgtaggcctgtaaacgaaccgaacgttcatgaactgttcgtgaacttgttcagcgggaagttcgtttatgtttgtttatttaataaacgaacgaacatgaacaaatttttttgttcatttaattaaacaaacaaacatgaacacacATTTTGTTCGTTCATTAATGTTCACaaacgttcgtttatgtttgtttatttacgttcgtttatgttcgtttaaataTACACATAAGTATTTAAATTTGTATAAACCTAAGAGGGGTTTTCTAAATACTTATATAAAACTAACTAATTTGTAATTGAGCATTCGAGTTATAAAAAAATGGGCTTTACAATGGAACTTATTGTAATCAATCACTAGCTTACATATAAAAACTACTTTATGTTTGTTTGTCTTCGTATATGTTTGGTCAATTGTGTTCATTTATGTCCGTTTATGTTTGTTTAATTATGTCCATTTGTGTCCGTTTAAGTTTGTTAAGTTATGTTATGTTCATTTAAGTTAGGTAGTTTATGTTCGTTTACTTTCGTGAACTGTTCGTCTAGTTTTAAacgaatgaacataaacgaacacgaacacgaacatgctcaTTTTCTTAAagaatgaacatgaacaagaaaatgTGTTCGGTTATATGTTCGtattcggttaaagttaaatgaacgaacacgaacatacccccgttcgtgttcgtttggttcatttacaggcctagaATACAGTGTTTCGAGATCTGGGCTATAATCTAACGAGAGTAAAAATATCTTTCTTTTTTAAGAAGTTAATCTGAGTACCTCAGCTTTCTTGATATAGTGCGTCAAATGACGGCTAGATAAGGCGGCAAGGGCTTTATGGGATGACATGATTCTCTGAAACGAAGAACGAGCTGACTGTTCGAGCCTCATTGCCATCCTTATAGCATCATCAGTTCGATACTTTGCAACTGTAGATTGTCAACATTAATAACAAGAAACCAAAACTAAATGCAGATCAGAAGTTGTACACCATACACTGAACACAACACCATAAGCATTACCTTCGCTATTGAAATATGACTTATCACTCTGGAGCAAGTCCATATCAAGTATCTGAAATAGTGAAATGATACATCAACTATTAGAACGGGGAGACCTGAAAAACGAAATGAATATAAACAACGGTGTCACAAAACTTTACCGTAGCTTCGACGTCAGAAAAGTAAGGTATGTCACTGTCACTATCAGAGTTGTTATTGTTATCACTAATGTAAGAATCATCCATTGGTGCTAGATCAGTCGTTTTGACGGAGTCAACTTCTAAAGGCAATGGCGTCTCTCTAGGCATCGCTGAGCTGGTTAAACCCTGTTAGCAATGAGATAGAAGAAATCAGATATTGAAAGTTTTAGTGTGactatattatatttatttaccATTACCTGAGGTTCCACTTTACTAGCATCTTCCTCCAGCTTTCCATTCCCATTAACCTCTAGCGGTGTATGAACAGGCATAGTTTGACTACGATTTCCAACATCGTTAGCCTTTCCAGGAAGTGGGCCCTGATATTCACCATCCGGTAGCTTGTATTTGAACGCAGAGCCAGCAAGTGAGTGGAGAGAAACAAAGTCCGGCAATGCATTCAGTCCACCCGTAAGTGACTGCGTTAAACTCAGTGGATCTTTCCCTTTTGTAATTAGCCCCTGTTCACCATCCTTCTCGAGTGATGACGACGATAATGGACCGATACGATCTGTCGCGACTTGCGGTTTGACCGAAGGAGCAAATTGAGTAGAGGGGTGAATCAGCAAGAAAATATCATCATTGCATGGTATATCCGAGTCTTCCGTGTTTAACGTGCAAATAATTTCCCCTTCGTTAACCTCCTGATGACAAACGTCACGCTCATCGTAAAATAATGAATCTTTCGATTCTTCGGAACATTGATTACCAGGAATCTCTACGTTCGGGCTTGCGTCTTTTGCATCTTCGTCCATTAATAGAATATCATCCTCGTTTGACAAGTTGAGAAGCGAATCGGTATACTCAATACAATTGATTAAACCGTGAGGTCTGTCTCCCAATATGGACCCTAGGTGGGCCCCATCAAGCTCCGGCAAACTCGTATCATCATGGAGCGTTAACGCTTCTTCTACAACCCGATGACTTTCCGCATTGTTCTCATCAACTGGCATATCGGGTGCACGGATATCTTCCATCGTCTTCCACAGTGGCACCCTAGTTGACGGTGACGGAAACCCCCCGATTGTGTGAAACGACGCGCTACCGTCTGAAATCGGGGAGTTAAAATGATGTTTCCCTCCAAATATATCATTTTTCGTAAGTTTTTCACTGGGAGGAGTTTCTGATGGGGCCGGTTTATCGATACACGTAGCATTTTTCATCATCGATTCATTTTGTGAAGAGGATACATCTACATTTTCAGCCGACTTATTGCATCGTTCCAAATGAAAAACATTAGCGGGATTATCGACAACCGTAGTTGTGACGGTAGTAGCATTAGTAGGTATACTCCCTAATGATTCCGGAAACGCCTGTCGTAAAATCTCGAAATCTTTTTCCTCGAACCCTAAACTATTTACAAGACAATCGTCTAGCATAGTGTCACCGTCATTGGTTGTACCATGGCcttcaaatttatgttcttggtGGTTGTCAAAAAACCGAAGATTTTGAGAGCTAAGAAAATCGTTTTTTATTCTTTTTCGCATGGCGTTATAATGTCTGCGTACGCTTCCATGTTTTCTCTTTTCAGGGACCTTTTCCCCTCTTAAATTGTCTAATTCAAATTCAACCATGTGGGCAGCAGCTTGATTAGAAACATTCGGATCAAAGAGAAGAGAACGCCAGCGATCTCGAAGTTCGCGAAGCGTAAAGTTACGAGAAAACTTTACTGCCCCTTTAGCAAGTGATTGGAGAGAAGCTCCATTCTGTGAGAAGACAAAAAAGCacaaaattaacaaaaaaaaatgggTAATAGAAGGAAAAGATGCACTCGTATATAGAACTTAAAATTTGGGTAATAGAAGGATAAGATGCACTCGTATATAGAACTTGAAGCATACATAGATACAAATCATGTTGGTAATTGGTTCCATTATCGGTCAAAAATCAAAATTCCAGTGTTGCATATTTATGAGAGATAAGGTCAGTTGGAGAAATTAAAGAAAAATCTAAGTTGCTAAATAAAGCATAGAACATCGTAAGATAAAATCGGAATTATTACAAGTATATATCTacaatcaagcaatcaacatCGCTAGTAATAAATCCAACATAATAAGACTAAACATGTAAAAGTTGATAAGCATTTCAAACAGGATAAACACGAAAGTTGTTTCTAAAATAGTCAACGTTCCAAGAATAGATATGCAATCTAAGGTGTGTACGCGTATCCTTGTATTCGAGATTCATAATGTTAAGAATCTTGTAACTTTAAAAGGAAAATCCACCGCCAAGAACGAATCCCCCCTCAAGAACCTACATGTATGCTTCTCGGGATAGAAAGAGCATACATACACTAGATATATATTCCTAATAGTTAAGCCTGCAAACATACTTTCACATACATTGAGCATACATCCATGTAACTAGTCCTCATCTCTTTCATTTATCAAGATAAACGAAAACAATTCAAATCCCTAGTCATATAACTACACAAAAGCATAAAGAAAGCATATATGTCTCATAAACATAACAcacttacacacacacacacacgaataTGCTCATATATGCATATATTTAGCCCAACAACCAATCCTTCTATACAACAAATATCAGTTAATCTTCACATCAGTTAACTAGACCAAATTTAGTTGACGGAGTTACATGTCACATCAACTTATATAGATGAATCTAACTTCTATGAACAAAATACACACATATAATTTTGTGTTAACCGAGTTATATGTTACATCAACTTATATAGATTAATCCAACTTCTATGAACAAatttcaca from Helianthus annuus cultivar XRQ/B chromosome 7, HanXRQr2.0-SUNRISE, whole genome shotgun sequence includes the following:
- the LOC110868011 gene encoding uncharacterized protein LOC110868011, which produces MTATDFVHSPWIPEDDQLLRTSIENGASLQSLAKGAVKFSRNFTLRELRDRWRSLLFDPNVSNQAAAHMVEFELDNLRGEKVPEKRKHGSVRRHYNAMRKRIKNDFLSSQNLRFFDNHQEHKFEGHGTTNDGDTMLDDCLVNSLGFEEKDFEILRQAFPESLGSIPTNATTVTTTVVDNPANVFHLERCNKSAENVDVSSSQNESMMKNATCIDKPAPSETPPSEKLTKNDIFGGKHHFNSPISDGSASFHTIGGFPSPSTRVPLWKTMEDIRAPDMPVDENNAESHRVVEEALTLHDDTSLPELDGAHLGSILGDRPHGLINCIEYTDSLLNLSNEDDILLMDEDAKDASPNVEIPGNQCSEESKDSLFYDERDVCHQEVNEGEIICTLNTEDSDIPCNDDIFLLIHPSTQFAPSVKPQVATDRIGPLSSSSLEKDGEQGLITKGKDPLSLTQSLTGGLNALPDFVSLHSLAGSAFKYKLPDGEYQGPLPGKANDVGNRSQTMPVHTPLEVNGNGKLEEDASKVEPQGLTSSAMPRETPLPLEVDSVKTTDLAPMDDSYISDNNNNSDSDSDIPYFSDVEATILDMDLLQSDKSYFNSEVAKYRTDDAIRMAMRLEQSARSSFQRIMSSHKALAALSSRHLTHYIKKAEVTIGRSTDDTEVDIDLRKEGRANKISRRQAIIKMETDGSFSLKNLGGSSIAINGEKVAHGEVVALASSSFIDIKGMCFVFDINDKYVRRFLGNKPS